A window from Kovacikia minuta CCNUW1 encodes these proteins:
- a CDS encoding HAMP domain-containing protein has translation MSTAQATNDTESLDLKQLLKILSEVKKGDFSVRMPNDQTGIAGKIADTLNDIIERNEQMTAELERISTVVGKEGKINERASLGGNARGSWKASVTSINTLITDLVQPTAETARVLRAVANGNLTQTVAIEIDGRPLQGEFLQTAHVVNTMVDQLNSFASEVTRVAREVGTEGKLGVQAQVPGVAGTWKDLTDSVNSMAGNLTAQVRNIAEVTTAVANGDLSKKITVNVKGEILELKNTINTMVDQLNSFASEVTRVAREVGTEGKLGVQAQVPGVAGTWKDLTDNVNLMAGNLTGQVRNIAEVATAIANGDLSKKITVDVKGEILELKNTINIMVDQLNSFASEVTRVAREVGAEGKLGGQAQVRGVAGTWKDLTDSVNFMAGSLTDQVRNIAEVTTAVANGNLSKKITVDVKGEILELKNTINIMVDQLNSFASEVTRVAREVGTEGKLGVQAQVPGVAGTWKDLTDNVNLMAGNLTGQVRNIAEVTTAVANGDLSKKITVDVKGEILELKNTINTMVDQLNSFASEVTRVAREVGAEGKLGGQAEVRGVAGTWKDLTDSVNFMAGSLTDQVRNIAEVTTAVANGDLSKKITVDVKGEILELKNTINIMVDQLNSFASEVTRVAREVGTEGKLGVQAEVRGVAGTWKDLTDSVNSMAGNLTAQVRNIAEVTTAVANGDLSKKITVDVKGEILELKNTINIMVDQLNSFASEVTRVAREVGTEGKLGVQAEVRGVAGTWKDLTDNVNSMAGNLTAQVRNIAEVSTAIANGDLSKKITVQVKGEILELKNTINTMVDQLSSFASEVTRVAREVGSEGKLGVQADIRGVAGTWKDLTDSVNFMAGSLTAQVRHIATVTTAVANGDLSKKITVDVKGEILELKNTINTMVDQLNSFASEVTRVAREVGTEGKLGVQAEVRGVAGTWKDLTDSVNSMAGSLTAQVRNIAEVTTAVANGDLSKKITVDVKGEILELKNTINTMVDQLSAFASEVTRVAREVGTEGKLGVQAYVRGVAGIWKDLTDNVNSMAGNLTAQVRNIAEVTKAVANGDLSKKITVDVKGEILDLKDTINTMVDQLNSFASEVTRVAREVGTEGILGGQADVKGVAGTWKDLTDSVNSMAGNLTAQVRGIAKVVTAVANGDLKRKLMLEAKGEIETLADTINEMTDTLATFADQVTTVAREVGIEGKLGGQAKVPGASGTWRHLTDNVNELAANLTTQVRAIAEVATAVTKGDLTRSIAVAAEGEVAILKDNINQMIANLRETTQKNTEQDWLKTNLAKFTRMLQGQRDLETVSKLILSELAPLVSAQHGVFYLMEMSEDHPPYLKLLSTYAYRERKNLANRFQLGEGLVGQCALEKERILITEVPHDYIKISSGLGEATPLNAVILPVLFEGQVTAVIELASFRRFSEIHLMFFDQLTESIAIVLNTIAASMRTEELLKQSQSLAEELQTQQKELTETNKRLEQQAQSLKASEDLLRNQQEQLQQTNAELEEKAELLALQNREVERKNREIEQAKRSLEEKAEQLALTSKYKSEFLANMSHELRTPLNSLLILARLLSENSERNLTQKQVEYAQTIHSSGHDLLELINDILDLAKIESGTIAINIDSTKFTDLQEQTERTFRQVAQDKNLNFSIRLDQHLPPTLHTDSKRLQQVLKNLLSNAFKFTEQGQVDLSISIATGGWSPDHKILNRADQVIAFEVKDTGIGIAAEKQQVIFEAFQQADGTTSRRYGGTGLGLSISREIVRLLGGQIQLVSEVGVGSTFTLYLPQTYHPPEEPKSREDSSYLFKRSGTSDSPLHLSQTLTTANTRTQTIDLLLENELEDDREIIQTDDHTLLIIEDDPKFARILLDMVREQGFKGLVALRGDVGLAMAQEFKPAAIVLDIRLPVLDGWMVLDRLKHDPSVRHIPVHIMSVEDGLQRGLHQGAIAYLQKPITSEALGNALSAIKEFVERPMKNLLIIEGSGIQRQKIVDFIGNNDIINTAVSSGAEALETLRSNRFDCMVLDLELPDMSGFDLLDQIKQELSPNFLPIIIYTSRELTAQETTQLQQASEAIVIKDVHSPERLIDEMVLFLHRVQANLPFHTQQVLEQIQHHDPTLAGKKVLIVDDDVRNIFALTSLLEQYQMQVLYAENGRDGIAMLQNNFDIHLVLMDIMMPEMDGYETTQAIRQIGQFATLPIIALTAKAMQGDREKCLAAGATNYIPKPVNTEQLLSLMRVCLHQ, from the coding sequence ATGTCAACTGCCCAAGCCACCAACGACACTGAGAGTCTCGATCTAAAACAGCTTTTGAAGATTTTAAGCGAGGTCAAAAAAGGGGATTTTTCCGTTCGGATGCCCAATGATCAGACGGGTATCGCCGGGAAAATTGCCGATACCCTGAATGACATTATTGAGCGGAACGAACAGATGACCGCTGAACTAGAGCGGATCAGCACCGTCGTTGGTAAAGAGGGCAAGATTAATGAACGAGCTTCTTTGGGAGGAAATGCCAGGGGTTCCTGGAAGGCGTCTGTGACTTCAATTAATACTCTGATCACCGATCTGGTGCAGCCGACTGCCGAAACGGCGCGGGTACTGCGGGCGGTGGCAAATGGAAATTTGACTCAGACGGTGGCGATCGAAATCGATGGCAGACCGCTACAAGGGGAGTTCCTGCAAACGGCCCACGTGGTTAATACAATGGTGGATCAGCTTAACTCTTTTGCGTCTGAGGTGACGCGGGTGGCGCGGGAAGTGGGAACTGAAGGCAAACTGGGGGTGCAGGCACAGGTGCCAGGAGTTGCCGGAACCTGGAAGGACCTGACCGATAGTGTGAACTCGATGGCAGGTAACCTGACCGCCCAGGTGCGCAACATTGCAGAAGTGACGACAGCGGTAGCAAATGGTGATTTGTCCAAGAAAATTACCGTTAATGTAAAGGGCGAAATTCTGGAGCTAAAAAACACGATTAACACAATGGTGGATCAGCTCAACTCCTTCGCTTCAGAAGTGACACGGGTGGCGCGGGAGGTGGGAACCGAGGGCAAACTGGGGGTGCAGGCGCAGGTGCCAGGAGTTGCCGGAACCTGGAAGGATCTGACGGATAACGTGAACTTGATGGCAGGCAACCTGACCGGGCAGGTGCGCAACATTGCGGAAGTGGCAACGGCGATCGCCAACGGCGACCTCTCAAAGAAAATTACCGTCGATGTTAAAGGTGAAATTTTAGAACTCAAAAACACGATCAACATCATGGTGGATCAGCTCAACTCCTTCGCTTCAGAAGTGACACGGGTGGCACGGGAAGTGGGCGCAGAAGGCAAACTGGGCGGGCAGGCACAGGTGCGGGGTGTTGCCGGAACCTGGAAAGATCTGACCGACAGTGTGAACTTCATGGCAGGCAGTTTGACTGACCAGGTACGAAACATTGCCGAAGTGACCACCGCTGTGGCAAACGGCAATCTCTCAAAGAAAATTACCGTCGATGTCAAAGGTGAAATTTTAGAACTCAAGAACACCATCAATATCATGGTGGATCAGCTCAACTCCTTTGCTTCTGAGGTAACGCGGGTGGCGCGGGAGGTGGGAACCGAGGGCAAACTGGGGGTGCAGGCGCAGGTACCAGGGGTTGCCGGAACCTGGAAGGATCTGACGGATAATGTAAATTTGATGGCAGGCAACCTGACCGGGCAGGTGCGGAACATTGCGGAAGTGACGACGGCGGTGGCAAATGGTGACCTCTCCAAAAAGATCACCGTGGATGTGAAGGGCGAAATCCTGGAGCTGAAAAACACGATCAACACGATGGTGGATCAGCTCAACTCCTTTGCTTCAGAAGTGACGCGGGTGGCACGGGAAGTAGGCGCAGAAGGCAAACTGGGCGGACAGGCGGAGGTGCGGGGTGTCGCCGGAACCTGGAAAGACCTGACCGACAGTGTGAACTTCATGGCAGGCAGTTTGACTGACCAGGTACGGAACATTGCGGAAGTGACGACCGCCGTGGCAAATGGCGACCTGTCCAAAAAGATCACCGTGGATGTGAAGGGCGAAATCCTGGAGCTGAAAAACACCATCAACATCATGGTGGATCAGCTCAACTCCTTTGCTTCTGAGGTAACGCGGGTGGCGCGGGAAGTGGGAACCGAAGGCAAACTGGGGGTACAGGCGGAGGTGCGGGGTGTTGCCGGAACCTGGAAAGACCTGACCGACAGTGTGAACTCGATGGCAGGCAACCTGACCGCCCAGGTACGGAACATTGCGGAAGTGACGACCGCCGTGGCAAATGGCGACCTGTCCAAAAAGATCACCGTGGATGTGAAGGGCGAAATCCTGGAGCTGAAAAACACGATCAACATCATGGTGGACCAGCTTAACTCCTTTGCTTCTGAAGTAACGCGGGTGGCGCGGGAAGTGGGAACCGAAGGCAAACTGGGGGTGCAGGCGGAGGTGCGTGGCGTCGCTGGCACCTGGAAAGACCTGACCGATAACGTGAATTCGATGGCAGGTAACCTGACCGCCCAGGTACGGAATATTGCGGAAGTATCGACAGCGATCGCGAATGGCGACCTGTCCAAGAAAATCACCGTGCAGGTAAAGGGCGAAATTCTGGAACTGAAAAACACGATCAACACGATGGTGGATCAACTCAGTTCCTTCGCCTCTGAAGTAACGCGGGTGGCGCGGGAAGTCGGTTCTGAAGGCAAACTGGGGGTGCAGGCAGATATACGCGGCGTTGCCGGAACCTGGAAAGACCTGACCGACAGCGTCAACTTCATGGCAGGCAGTTTGACCGCCCAGGTGCGGCACATCGCTACCGTGACGACCGCCGTAGCAAACGGCGACCTGTCCAAAAAGATCACCGTGGATGTGAAGGGCGAAATCCTGGAGCTGAAGAATACCATCAACACGATGGTGGATCAGCTCAACTCCTTCGCCTCTGAAGTAACGCGGGTGGCGCGGGAAGTGGGAACCGAAGGCAAACTGGGGGTGCAGGCGGAGGTGCGGGGTGTTGCCGGAACCTGGAAAGACCTGACCGACAGTGTGAACTCGATGGCAGGCAGTTTGACCGCCCAGGTGCGGAACATTGCGGAAGTGACGACCGCCGTGGCAAACGGTGACCTGTCCAAGAAGATCACCGTGGATGTGAAGGGCGAAATCCTGGAACTGAAGAACACCATTAATACAATGGTGGATCAGCTGAGTGCCTTTGCTTCTGAAGTAACGCGGGTGGCGCGGGAGGTGGGAACCGAAGGAAAACTGGGGGTACAAGCCTACGTGCGAGGCGTTGCGGGCATCTGGAAAGACCTGACCGATAACGTAAACTCGATGGCAGGTAACCTGACCGCCCAGGTACGAAACATCGCGGAAGTGACCAAGGCGGTGGCAAACGGCGACCTCTCCAAAAAGATCACCGTGGATGTGAAGGGTGAAATTTTGGATCTGAAGGACACCATTAATACAATGGTGGATCAGCTCAACTCCTTTGCTTCTGAAGTAACGCGGGTAGCCCGTGAGGTAGGAACCGAAGGGATTCTGGGAGGGCAGGCGGACGTAAAGGGCGTTGCCGGAACCTGGAAAGACCTGACCGACAGTGTGAACTCGATGGCAGGCAACCTGACCGCCCAAGTGCGGGGCATCGCGAAAGTGGTAACGGCAGTAGCAAATGGGGACCTGAAGCGAAAACTGATGTTGGAAGCCAAGGGTGAAATTGAAACCCTGGCGGATACGATCAACGAAATGACCGACACCCTGGCAACCTTTGCCGATCAGGTGACCACAGTGGCACGCGAGGTGGGAATTGAAGGGAAACTGGGGGGGCAGGCAAAAGTGCCCGGTGCATCGGGAACCTGGCGTCACCTGACCGACAACGTGAACGAATTGGCAGCCAACTTAACCACTCAGGTACGGGCGATCGCGGAGGTTGCCACCGCTGTGACCAAGGGCGATTTAACCCGCTCGATCGCCGTTGCCGCCGAGGGTGAAGTGGCGATCCTGAAGGACAATATCAACCAGATGATTGCCAACCTGCGCGAAACCACACAGAAGAACACCGAGCAGGACTGGCTCAAAACCAACCTGGCGAAGTTCACCCGCATGTTGCAGGGGCAACGCGATCTGGAAACGGTTTCCAAGCTCATCCTGTCCGAACTAGCACCGCTGGTTTCGGCACAGCATGGCGTCTTCTACCTGATGGAGATGAGCGAGGATCATCCCCCCTACCTGAAGTTACTCAGCACCTACGCCTACCGCGAACGCAAGAATCTGGCAAACCGCTTCCAGTTGGGTGAGGGGTTGGTCGGTCAATGTGCGCTGGAAAAAGAACGGATTCTAATTACCGAAGTCCCCCATGATTACATCAAGATCAGTTCCGGCTTAGGGGAAGCGACACCACTCAATGCAGTCATATTGCCTGTTCTGTTTGAAGGTCAGGTAACTGCGGTAATTGAACTAGCATCCTTCCGTCGCTTTAGCGAAATTCACCTGATGTTCTTCGATCAGTTGACGGAAAGTATCGCGATCGTCCTCAACACGATCGCTGCCAGCATGAGAACGGAGGAACTGCTGAAGCAATCCCAATCCCTGGCAGAAGAACTGCAAACGCAACAGAAGGAACTGACCGAAACCAACAAACGGTTGGAACAACAAGCCCAATCTTTGAAGGCATCGGAAGACCTGCTGAGAAATCAACAGGAACAGTTGCAGCAAACCAATGCCGAGTTGGAAGAAAAAGCCGAACTGCTGGCATTGCAAAACCGGGAAGTGGAACGCAAGAATCGCGAGATTGAGCAAGCCAAACGCTCTCTGGAAGAGAAAGCCGAACAACTGGCACTCACGTCCAAATACAAATCCGAGTTTCTGGCTAACATGTCCCACGAACTGCGGACTCCACTCAACAGCTTGCTGATTTTAGCCCGGTTGCTATCCGAAAACAGTGAGCGTAACCTGACCCAAAAACAGGTCGAGTATGCCCAAACCATCCATTCCTCCGGGCACGATTTGCTGGAGTTAATCAACGACATCCTTGATCTGGCGAAGATCGAATCGGGCACGATCGCCATCAATATCGATTCGACCAAGTTTACCGATTTGCAAGAGCAAACCGAACGCACCTTTCGCCAGGTTGCCCAGGACAAAAATCTGAACTTCTCAATTCGCCTGGATCAGCACCTGCCCCCGACTCTCCATACCGACTCAAAGCGACTTCAGCAAGTGTTGAAGAATCTGCTGTCGAACGCCTTCAAATTCACAGAGCAGGGACAGGTCGATCTGAGCATCAGCATCGCCACCGGAGGCTGGAGTCCGGATCATAAGATCCTCAACCGTGCAGATCAGGTGATTGCCTTTGAAGTGAAGGATACGGGCATTGGAATTGCGGCTGAAAAACAACAGGTCATTTTTGAAGCCTTCCAACAGGCAGATGGCACCACAAGCCGGAGATACGGTGGCACGGGTCTGGGCTTGTCCATTAGTCGGGAAATTGTCCGGCTCCTGGGTGGACAAATTCAGTTGGTCAGTGAAGTGGGGGTAGGCAGCACCTTTACCCTGTATCTGCCGCAAACCTACCATCCCCCAGAGGAGCCAAAGTCCAGGGAAGATTCCAGCTACCTGTTCAAACGCTCTGGCACATCCGATTCGCCGCTGCACCTGTCCCAAACCCTGACAACGGCAAATACTCGCACCCAGACGATCGATCTGTTGCTGGAGAATGAACTGGAGGACGATCGGGAAATCATTCAGACGGATGACCACACCCTGTTAATCATCGAAGATGACCCCAAGTTCGCCCGGATTCTGCTGGACATGGTGCGGGAGCAAGGCTTTAAAGGACTGGTGGCATTGCGGGGAGATGTCGGTCTGGCGATGGCGCAGGAATTCAAACCGGCGGCGATCGTACTGGACATTCGTCTACCCGTGCTGGATGGTTGGATGGTGCTGGATCGGCTCAAGCACGACCCCAGTGTTCGCCATATTCCCGTTCACATCATGTCCGTTGAAGATGGCTTGCAGCGTGGGTTGCACCAGGGCGCGATCGCCTATTTGCAAAAACCCATCACCAGCGAAGCCCTAGGGAATGCCCTCAGCGCCATCAAAGAGTTTGTTGAGCGCCCCATGAAAAACCTGCTGATTATTGAGGGAAGCGGCATTCAACGGCAAAAAATTGTGGACTTCATTGGGAATAACGACATTATCAACACGGCAGTGAGCAGCGGTGCAGAAGCCCTGGAAACCCTGCGGTCAAATCGGTTTGATTGCATGGTTCTGGATCTGGAACTGCCCGACATGAGTGGATTTGATCTGCTTGATCAGATCAAGCAGGAACTCAGCCCCAACTTCCTGCCAATTATTATTTACACCAGTCGGGAGTTGACTGCCCAGGAAACCACCCAACTGCAACAGGCATCTGAGGCGATCGTGATTAAAGATGTCCATTCTCCGGAACGACTCATCGACGAGATGGTACTATTTTTGCATCGCGTTCAGGCAAATCTGCCGTTCCATACACAGCAAGTGTTGGAACAGATTCAGCACCATGATCCAACCCTGGCAGGCAAAAAAGTGCTCATCGTCGATGATGATGTTCGCAACATTTTTGCCCTCACCAGCCTGCTGGAGCAGTATCAAATGCAGGTTCTTTACGCCGAAAACGGCAGAGATGGGATTGCCATGTTGCAAAACAATTTCGATATTCACCTGGTGTTAATGGACATCATGATGCCAGAAATGGATGGCTACGAAACCACCCAGGCGATCCGTCAAATCGGTCAGTTTGCCACACTGCCCATCATTGCCCTGACAGCAAAGGCAATGCAGGGCGATCGGGAAAAATGCCTTGCTGCCGGAGCCACTAACTATATCCCCAAACCTGTCAACACGGAACAACTTCTGTCGTTGATGCGGGTTTGCCTTCATCAATGA
- a CDS encoding CHASE3 domain-containing protein, giving the protein MLNKFRIRTKIGAGFATGVVISAAIGLFIYKSATQAIEAAHWETHTYKVLTDLENLMYRLKDAEVGQRNYLITGNEQYLEPLNSINQELNQNLTNLRQLTKDNLQQQQFLNQLEPLVKGRLQTLEKVAQVRRTQGFAAATNPVSLKQGIDQAEAIRRLAQEMRNKEQKLLEQRTEQSNAATQQMLYSISIGIPLYAVLLGLIGFFLTRNIANPLRNISAAAERIAADDLLSSSARGRSQ; this is encoded by the coding sequence ATGCTCAACAAATTCAGAATTAGAACCAAAATCGGGGCAGGGTTTGCCACTGGTGTGGTGATCTCGGCAGCGATCGGACTCTTTATTTACAAAAGTGCTACCCAGGCGATAGAAGCTGCCCATTGGGAAACCCATACTTATAAGGTTCTCACCGACCTTGAGAATCTGATGTATCGCCTGAAGGATGCTGAGGTTGGGCAACGGAATTATCTAATCACGGGCAACGAGCAGTATTTAGAACCCTTGAATTCTATCAATCAGGAACTCAATCAAAACCTGACAAATCTTCGCCAATTGACCAAGGACAATCTCCAACAGCAGCAGTTTTTAAATCAATTAGAACCCCTGGTCAAAGGGCGCTTACAAACGTTAGAAAAAGTTGCTCAAGTTCGTCGAACCCAGGGATTTGCCGCCGCTACTAATCCAGTGTCACTCAAACAGGGAATTGATCAGGCAGAGGCTATTCGCAGGCTTGCCCAGGAGATGCGAAATAAAGAACAAAAATTGTTAGAACAGCGCACCGAACAATCCAATGCGGCAACGCAGCAAATGCTGTATAGCATTTCAATTGGGATTCCGCTCTATGCGGTGCTGCTGGGCCTGATTGGGTTTTTCCTGACCCGCAACATTGCCAACCCCCTCAGAAATATTTCCGCTGCTGCCGAACGCATCGCAGCCGATGATTTGCTCAGTTCATCTGCCCGTGGACGATCGCAATGA
- a CDS encoding response regulator — protein sequence MICSVHLPVDDRNDEIGTLSQTFNQMVANLRENRQQTAEQDWLKTNLTNFTQMLQGQRDLETTAKQILSELAPLVAAQHGVFYLMQSDGSLTPSLKLLSAYAYRERKHLANQFRLGEGLVGQCALEKEQILLTEVPQDYIKINSGLGEATPLNVVVLPAVFENQTIAVIELASFQRFSEIQLTFLDQLMVNLAIVLNNMIANQKTKELLEESQTLTEELQTQQEELTERNQRLAEQAKTLRESEQLLKEQQEELQQTNEELEEKTELLALQNREMERKNKELEEAGASLEEKANQLTLTSKYKSEFLANMSHELRTPLNSLLILARLLSENGEGNLSQKQTEYARTIYSAGNDLLALINDILDLTKIEAGMMSVDVNRTLFTDISGHLEQTFRQIAQDKGLEFTIHLDANLPSAIDTDPKRLQQVLKNLLANAFKFTDRGQIALSISPVSHGWSFDQTALNQAETVIAFAVQDTGIGIAPDNQQMIFEAFQQADGTTNRKYGGTGLGLSISRELAHLLSGEIRLVSQPGVGSTFTLYLPQAVEKTEGSTQPPVLSSQSPASIHNPKSKVQNSVPTQNLELKTQNSSSSLIPHPSLLTENPLQDDRNTLQPDDHSLLIIEDDLNFARILLDMARHHGLKGLVAPRGDVGLAMVQEFKPTAIMLDIALPGIDGWQILDRLKHDPSCRHIPIHVMSVEEGQQRSLHQGAIAYLQKPVSSEEVTRALTSLNEFIDRPVKNLLIVEDDNLQRHSLVELIGNGDVVSTAVGTGAEALEALQSSHFDCMVLDLGLPDMSGFELIEQIKQQPSLGYLPIIVYTGKDLSHREETELRRISDTIIVKGVRSPERLLDETALFLHRVQASLPEPKRIVLDQLRQNDPVLAGKKVLIVDDDVRNIFALTSLLEGYQIQVFYAENGQDGIAALQANPDIDVVLMDVMMPEMDGYETTRAIRQNKQFSSLPIIALTAKAMQGDREKCIEAGASDYITKPVDTEQLLSLLRVWLYQ from the coding sequence ATGATTTGCTCAGTTCATCTGCCCGTGGACGATCGCAATGATGAGATTGGCACCCTCTCCCAAACCTTCAACCAGATGGTTGCGAACCTGCGAGAAAACAGGCAGCAAACTGCGGAACAGGATTGGCTCAAAACCAATCTGACCAATTTCACCCAAATGCTTCAGGGGCAACGGGATCTGGAAACTACCGCCAAGCAAATTTTGTCTGAACTGGCTCCTCTGGTTGCGGCACAGCATGGGGTGTTTTACCTGATGCAATCCGATGGCAGCCTTACCCCATCCCTGAAACTGCTGAGTGCTTACGCCTATCGAGAACGCAAACATCTGGCAAACCAGTTTCGCCTGGGAGAAGGTCTGGTTGGGCAATGTGCGCTGGAAAAGGAACAAATTTTGCTGACTGAAGTCCCCCAGGACTATATCAAAATTAACTCCGGCTTAGGGGAAGCGACGCCATTAAATGTGGTGGTGTTGCCTGCGGTATTTGAAAACCAGACGATCGCCGTAATTGAGTTGGCCTCCTTTCAACGGTTTAGTGAGATTCAACTGACCTTTTTGGATCAACTGATGGTGAATCTGGCGATCGTCCTCAACAATATGATCGCCAACCAGAAAACGAAAGAATTGCTGGAAGAATCCCAAACCCTTACGGAAGAACTGCAAACCCAACAGGAAGAACTGACCGAACGAAATCAACGTCTAGCAGAACAAGCAAAAACTTTGAGAGAGTCAGAACAACTCCTAAAAGAACAACAGGAAGAATTGCAGCAAACTAATGAGGAGTTAGAGGAGAAAACGGAGTTATTGGCGCTGCAAAATCGGGAAATGGAGCGCAAAAACAAAGAGTTGGAAGAAGCAGGAGCTTCCCTGGAAGAAAAGGCGAACCAACTGACGCTCACCTCCAAATATAAATCCGAGTTTCTGGCGAATATGTCCCATGAACTCCGAACTCCCCTCAACAGTTTATTAATTCTGGCCCGGTTACTGTCTGAAAATGGAGAGGGAAACTTATCCCAAAAACAAACGGAGTATGCCCGCACCATTTACTCCGCTGGCAACGATCTATTAGCGCTGATTAATGACATTCTCGATCTGACCAAGATTGAAGCAGGGATGATGTCCGTCGATGTCAATCGGACTTTGTTTACCGATATCAGTGGGCATCTGGAACAAACCTTTCGTCAGATTGCCCAAGACAAAGGGCTGGAGTTTACCATTCACCTGGATGCTAACTTGCCATCGGCGATCGATACTGATCCAAAACGCCTCCAGCAGGTGTTAAAAAATCTACTGGCAAATGCGTTTAAGTTTACCGATCGCGGTCAAATTGCCCTGTCAATTTCTCCAGTGTCCCACGGTTGGAGCTTCGACCAGACTGCCCTGAATCAGGCGGAAACAGTCATCGCCTTCGCCGTTCAGGATACGGGCATTGGCATTGCCCCCGATAATCAGCAAATGATCTTTGAAGCTTTTCAGCAAGCAGACGGCACCACCAACCGCAAATATGGAGGCACCGGGTTGGGCTTATCCATCAGCCGTGAACTTGCCCATTTACTGAGTGGTGAAATTCGCCTGGTCAGCCAACCGGGGGTAGGGAGTACCTTTACGCTTTACTTGCCACAGGCTGTAGAGAAGACAGAGGGAAGCACTCAACCCCCAGTTCTCAGTTCTCAGTCCCCAGCTTCAATTCACAATCCAAAATCCAAAGTCCAAAATTCTGTCCCAACTCAAAACTTAGAACTCAAAACTCAAAACTCTTCCTCATCCCTCATCCCCCACCCCTCACTCCTTACCGAAAACCCCCTACAGGACGATCGCAACACCCTCCAACCTGACGATCACAGCCTGTTAATTATTGAAGATGACTTAAACTTTGCCCGAATTTTGCTGGACATGGCACGCCACCATGGCCTTAAAGGACTGGTGGCACCCCGGGGAGATGTTGGTTTGGCGATGGTTCAAGAGTTCAAGCCAACCGCCATCATGCTGGATATTGCCTTACCAGGTATAGACGGTTGGCAAATTCTCGATCGCTTGAAGCATGACCCCAGTTGCCGCCACATTCCAATCCATGTCATGAGCGTAGAAGAAGGGCAACAACGGAGTTTGCATCAGGGTGCGATCGCCTATCTCCAAAAACCAGTCAGCAGCGAAGAAGTGACTCGAGCGCTGACCTCACTCAACGAGTTTATCGATCGTCCTGTGAAGAATCTGCTGATTGTGGAAGATGACAACCTTCAACGCCATAGTTTGGTTGAACTAATTGGAAATGGAGATGTGGTCAGCACCGCCGTTGGCACCGGCGCAGAAGCCCTGGAAGCCTTACAATCGAGCCATTTTGACTGCATGGTGCTAGATCTGGGATTGCCGGATATGAGCGGTTTTGAGTTAATTGAGCAGATCAAACAACAACCCAGTTTGGGTTACCTGCCGATCATTGTTTACACCGGCAAGGATCTCAGCCACCGGGAAGAAACCGAACTGCGCCGCATCTCTGACACGATCATCGTCAAAGGGGTGCGCTCCCCAGAACGGCTTCTGGACGAAACGGCTCTGTTTCTCCATCGCGTTCAGGCAAGCCTGCCCGAACCCAAGCGGATTGTGCTAGACCAACTGAGGCAAAACGATCCGGTTCTGGCAGGCAAAAAAGTGTTGATCGTAGACGATGATGTCAGAAATATCTTTGCTCTCACCAGTCTCCTAGAGGGCTATCAGATTCAAGTGTTCTACGCCGAAAATGGGCAGGATGGCATCGCAGCCCTGCAAGCCAACCCCGACATTGATGTGGTGTTAATGGATGTCATGATGCCCGAAATGGACGGCTACGAAACCACCCGTGCCATTCGCCAGAACAAGCAGTTCTCTTCCCTACCCATCATTGCCCTGACGGCAAAAGCAATGCAGGGCGATCGCGAAAAATGTATCGAAGCTGGAGCCTCAGATTACATCACCAAACCCGTGGATACCGAGCAATTACTTTCCTTACTCAGGGTGTGGCTGTATCAGTAG